In Vitis riparia cultivar Riparia Gloire de Montpellier isolate 1030 chromosome 19, EGFV_Vit.rip_1.0, whole genome shotgun sequence, the following proteins share a genomic window:
- the LOC117909289 gene encoding receptor-like protein Cf-9, with product MYRILCFLFFLSYSRVFCFSFSNSTKLCPHHQNVALLRLKQSFSIDVSASSSDDCNLASFAKTDTWKEGTDCCSWDGVTCNRVTGHVIGLDLSCSGLYGTIDSNSSLFLLPHLRRLNLAFNDFNKSSISAKFGQFRRMTHLNLSFSGFSGVIAPEISHLSNLVSLDLSVYSGLGLETSSFIALTQNLTKLQKLHLRVYRKCI from the exons ATGTATCGAATCCTTTGcttcctcttctttctctcatattctcgtgttttttgtttctctttctctaaTTCTACGAAGCTGTGCCCTCATCACCAGAATGTTGCCTTGCTTCGACTTAAGCAATCATTTTCCATAGATGTCTCCGCTTCTTCTTCGGATGATTGCAATTTAGCTTCTTTTGCCAAGACAGACACTTGGAAGGAAGGCACTGATTGTTGCTCATGGGATGGTGTCACATGCAATAGGGTTACAGGCCATGTAATCGGGCTCGACCTTAGTTGCAGTGGCCTCTATGGTACCATTGATTCCAACAGCAGCCTCTTCCTCTTGCCTCATCTACGAAGGCTCAACCTTGCTTTTAATGATTTCAATAAGTCCTCTATTTCAGCTAAGTTTGGACAATTCCGGAGAATGACTCATCTCAACCTTTCTTTCTCAGGATTTTCAGGTGTAATTGCTCCAGAAATCTCCCACCTATCCAACTTGGTTTCGCTTGATCTCTCCGTCTATAGTGGATTAGGACTTGAAACAAGTAGCTTCATTGCACTTACTCAAAACCTAACGAAGTTGCAGAAACTTCATCTCCGAG TTTACCGGAAATgtatttga
- the LOC117909285 gene encoding putative disease resistance protein RGA1 produces the protein MADQIPFGVVDRILIKSGSLAVQEIRSMYGVPKELTKLSGKLGTIKAVLLDAEEKQQQNNHAVKDWVRRLKGVVYDADDLLDDYATHHLQRGGLARQVSDFFSSENQVAFRLYMSHRLKDIKARIDDIAKDIPMLNLIPRDIVLHTRAENSWRDTHSFVLTSEIVGREENKEEIIGKLLSSDGEENLSVVAIVGIGGLGKTTLAQLVYNDGRVKEHFEPKIWACISDDSGDGFDVNMWIKKVLKSMNVRFDESLEVMKNKLHEKISQKRYLLVLDDVWNQNPQKWDDVRTLLMVGAIGSKIVVTTRKRRVASIMGDNSPISLEGLEQNQSWDLFSKIAFREGQENLHPEILEIGEEIAKMCKGVPLIIKTLAMILQSKREQGEWLSIRNNKNLLSLGEENENVLSVLKLSYDKLPTHLRQCFTYCVVFPKDYEIEKKSLVQLWIAQGYIQSSNDNNEQPEDIGDRYFQELLSRSLLEKAGNNPFTATLRYKMHDLIHDLAQSIIGSEFLILRNDITNISKEIRHVSLFKEMNVKIKDLKGKPIRTFIDCRGHWRKDSSAISEVLPSFKSLRVLSVDNLAIEKVSMWVDKLSHLRYLDLSLRDFEAPPNAITRLKNLQTLKLNECWSLKRFPKDTRKLINLRHLENGGCANLTHMPHGIGELTLLQSLPLFVVGEERELSRDHTIGSLIELKRLNQLRGGLLIKNLQNARVSEGEILKEKECLESLRLEWAQEGNCDVDDELVMKGLQPHRNLKELYIGGYRGARFPSWMMNSLLPNLIKIDIRGCSRCQILPPFSQLPALQSLALWNMEEAEGMKEGPSTTNAEFFPALQSLKLNKMPKLKGLWRMGSGAEQGLSFPHLSELKIEECSKLTSFELHSSPSLSTLKIKKCPHLTSFKLQFSPRLSALKIEECLLLSSFELHSSPCLSEFEISDCPNLTSLGLQSFPSLSKLKIHSCPNLTSLELPSSPHLSRLQISFCCNLKSLELPSSPGLSQLEIEYCDNFTSLELQSAPRLCQVQIRHCQNLTFLKEVSLPSLEKLSLSTVRRVVLIMFVSASSSLESLFINNIDDMVSPPEELLQHLSTLHNLNLKIGKCPKLASFEVASLPCLSSLKIGKCPELASFEVASLPCLEELSLGGVGAKLLSKLVSIFASSSLKSLYIWEIHDMRSLPKDLLQHLSTLQTLHILKCSRLETLSHWMGSLISLRELGVHECRQLTSLPEEMRSLRNLQELYLCDSLILQICSVTTGGNWSRIAHIPHIHFFDDQGIKFKTI, from the exons ATGGCTGACCAAATTCCATTCGGTGTTGTGGATCGCATTTTGATCAAGTCAGGGTCCCTGGCTGTTCAAGAAATTCGATCTATGTATGGTGTTCCAAAGGAGTTAACCAAGCTCAGTGGGAAACTTGGCACCATCAAGGCTGTGCTTTTGGATGCTGAGGAGAAGCAGCAGCAGAACAATCATGCAGTCAAAGATTGGGTCCGGAGGCTTAAAGGCGTTGTGTATGACGCAGATGACTTGCTGGATGACTATGCAACCCATCATCTTCAGCGAGGAGGATTGGCAAGGCAGGTCAGTGACTTCTTCTCATCTGAAAATCAAGTTGCTTTTCGTTTATACATGAGTCACAGACTCAAGGATATCAAAGCAAGGATAGATGATATTGCAAAAGACATCCCCATGTTAAATCTTATTCCACGGGACATAGTACTACACACACGGGCAGAGAATAGTTGGAGAGACACCCATTCATTCGTGTTAACATCTGAAATtgtaggaagagaagaaaacaaagaggagATAATAGGGAAGTTGTTGTCGTCCGACGGTGAAGAAAATCTTTCGGTTGTTGCCATTGTAGGTATTGGGGGGTTGGGTAAGACCACCCTTGCTCAATTGGTATACAATGATGGAAGAGTGAAAGAACATTTTGAGCCTAAGATATGGGCTTGCATTTCTGATGATTCTGGTGATGGTTTTGATGTTAATATGTGGatcaaaaaagttttaaaatctaTGAATGTTCGGTTTGATGAAAGTCTGGAGGTTATGAAAAATAAGCTTCATgaaaaaataagtcaaaagaGGTACTTGCTAGTCCTCGATGATGTTTGGAATCAAAATCCTCAAAAATGGGATGACGTGAGAACTTTATTAATGGTTGGGGCTATTGGCAGTAAAATTGTAGTGACCACCCGTAAACGAAGAGTTGCATCAATCATGGGAGATAATTCTCCCATTAGTTTGGAAGGTCTGGAACAAAATCAGTCCTgggatttattttcaaaaatcgcATTTAGAGAAGGCCAGGAGAATTTGCATCCAGAAATTCTAGAAATTGGAGAAGAAATTGCAAAAATGTGCAAGGGAGTTCCTCTCATCATTAAGACTTTAGCAATGATATTGCAGTCTAAAAGAGAACAGGGCGAATGGTTGTCTAttagaaacaataaaaatttgttgtCACTTGGCGAGGAAAATGAGAATGTTTTATCTGTGCTAAAACTAAGTTATGATAAGTTGCCTACTCATTTGAGACAATGCTTTACATATTGTGTTGTATTTCCAAAAGACTATGAGATTGAGAAAAAGTCGTTGGTACAACTATGGATAGCACAAGGTTACATTCAATCTTCAAATGATAATAATGAGCAACCAGAAGATATAGGGGATCGATATTTTCAGGAATTATTGTCAAGGTCATTGTTGGAGAAGGCGGGAAACAATCCTTTTACTGCTACATTAAGGTATAAAATGCATGACCTTATACATGATCTTGCACAATCAATTATAGGATCTGAGTTCCTCATTTTAAGAAATGACATAACAAacatttcaaaagaaattcGTCATGTATCATTGTTTAAAGAAATGAATGTTAAGATAAAAGATTTAAAGGGAAAACCCATAAGGACCTTTATAGACTGTCGTGGACATTGGAGAAAGGATTCATCAGCTATAAGTGAAGTTCTTCCTAGCTTTAAGTCCCTACGTGTGTTGAGTGTGGATAATTTGGCTATAGAGAAGGTGTCAATGTGGGTAGACAAATTGAGCCACTTAAGGTATCTTGATCTTTCTCTTCGTGATTTTGAGGCACCTCCAAATGCTATTACAAGGTTAAAGAATTTACAAACACTAAAACTCAATGAGTGTTGGAGTTTGAAGAGATTTCcaaaagatacaagaaaattGATCAATCTTAGACACTTGGAGAATGGTGGGTGTGCTAATTTGACTCATATGCCACATGGAATAGGAGAATTGACATTACTTCAAAGTTTACCATTGTTTGTTGttggggaagagagagagttgTCCAGGGATCATACAATTGGCAGCTTAATTGAATTGAAGAGGCTAAACCAACTAAGAGGAGGACTACtcataaaaaatcttcaaaatgcACGGGTATCAGAAggagaaattttgaaagaaaaggaGTGCCTTGAGTCTTTGAGATTAGAATGGGCCCAAGAAGGTAACTGTGATGTGGATGATGAGTTGGTGATGAAAGGCCTCCAACCACACCGAAACCTAAAAGAGCTTTATATAGGTGGCTACCGAGGTGCAAGGTTTCCAAGTTGGATGATGAATAGCCTGCTTCCTAAcctaattaaaattgatattaggGGATGTTCAAGATGCCAAATTCTACCACCCTTTTCTCAACTCCCAGCTCTCCAGTCTTTGGCGCTTTGGAATATGGAAGAGGCGGAGGGCATGAAAGAGGGTCCATCAACAACAAATGCCGAATTCTTCCCAGCTCTTCAATCCCTCAAACTCAACAAGATGCCGAAGTTGAAGGGATTGTGGAGGATGGGTTCAGGGGCAGAGCAAGGTCTCTCATTTCCTCATCTTTCTGAATTAAAGATTGAAGAATGTTCTAAGTTGACATCCTTTGAATTGCATTCATCTCCTTCTCTTTCTACTTTAAAGATCAAAAAATGCCCTCACTTGACATCCTTTAAATTGCAGTTCTCTCCTCGTCTTTCTGCTTTAAAGATTGAAGAGTGCCTTCTCTTGTCATCCTTTGAATTGCATTCATCTCCTTGTCTCTCTGAATTTGAGATCAGTGATTGCCCAAACTTGACATCCTTGGGACTGCAgtcatttccttctctttctaaATTAAAGATCCATAGTTGCCCAAATTTGAC ATCCTTGGAACTGCCTTCATCTCCTCATCTTTCTAGATTACAAATCAGTTTTTGCTGTAACTTGAAATCCTTGGAACTGCCTTCATCTCCTGGTCTTTCTCAATTAGAGATCGAATATTGTGATAACTTCACATCCTTGGAACTGCAGTCAGCTCCTCGTCTTTGTCAAGTACAGATCAGACATTGCCAAAACTTGACATTCTTAAAAGAGGTTTCATTACCTAGTCTTGAGAAACTATCACTATCTACAGTCAGAAGGGTGGTGCTCATAATGTTTGTCTCTGCTTCTTCTTCACTGGAGTCTCTGTTTATTAACAACATAGATGATATGGTATCTCCCCCAGAGGAGCTGCTTCAACATCTTTCCACTCTCCACAATTTGAA TTTAAAGATTGGAAAATGCCCGAAGTTAGCATCCTTTGAAGTGGCTTCATTACCTTGTCTTTCTAGTCTAAAGATTGGAAAATGCCCAGAGTTAGCATCCTTTGAAGTGGCTTCATTACCTTGTCTTGAGGAACTAAGCCTGGGTGGAGTTGGAGCAAAGTTACTGTCAAAGTTAGTGTCCATCTTtgcttcttcttcattgaagtCTCTGTATATATGGGAGATACATGATATGAGATCTCTCCCAAAGGATCTGCTTCAACATCTTTCCACTCTCCAAACTCTCCACATTTTGAAATGCTCTCGTTTGGAAACATTATCACACTGGATGGGCAGCCTCATCTCACTTAGAGAGCTTGGAGTTCATGAATGCCGTCAATTGACATCACTGCCAGAAGAGATGCGTTCACTCAGAAACCTGCAGGAGTTATATCTCTGTGATAGTCTAATTCTACAGATATGCAGTGTGACAACAGGTGGAAACTGGTCCAGGATTGCTCATATCCCACATATTCATTTCTTCGATGATCAGGGAATAAAGTTTAAG ACTATATGA